In Cytophagales bacterium, the following are encoded in one genomic region:
- a CDS encoding sodium/solute symporter (Members of the Solute:Sodium Symporter (SSS), TC 2.A.21 as described in tcdb.org, catalyze solute:Na+ symport. Known solutes for members of the family include sugars, amino acids, nucleosides, inositols, vitamins, urea or anions, depending on the system.) has protein sequence MGPLSGSGSDRRSIFDLDVLDGTQMNWQYIIFAGYFLLIFFIGWISLKLTNSEKDYWIAGSKLGWGVGGATMAATHTSAGTFIGTVGVIYAVGWSFTWVLLVIPLAYWFMVAVLAPRFTRVTELTLPAFLQRRYQSKTARGTGAVIILLATVIYIQAQIVAGGLVANVVFGLSPTTGMVIFTLILLVYTVVGGMLAVAYTDFLQMIIMIVGTIVAVPLALDHFTGLSDLIHKVTLIKPLAFDWGGFPTVLLITLSLAFFLGSVATPEKVVRLYAMKDMRTIRRAILLTIIVVTGINLLVFILGLTAMVLFPNLPTGDLAMPIVAKTVLPTFVGTLMLAAVTSAMMSTVDSLLLVAGSALSEDIYQNLIHQKASESRRLLVARIGIVIVGILPLISILMGWAEGELVQFIVILFSAIMGAGFFTPVVGGILWRRANKQGAIAAMIGGVLVTALWKAFGDPQIYPVLPGFGTSILLFILVSRFTPPPEPEAWKPYFSSKSVNK, from the coding sequence TTGGGGCCTCTTTCTGGTTCTGGGTCTGATCGTCGTAGCATATTTGATCTGGATGTTTTGGACGGAACGCAAATGAATTGGCAGTACATCATTTTCGCAGGTTATTTCCTGCTGATTTTCTTCATCGGGTGGATCAGTCTTAAGCTCACCAATTCCGAAAAAGATTATTGGATCGCCGGAAGCAAGCTCGGCTGGGGAGTCGGTGGTGCTACCATGGCAGCCACACATACCAGTGCCGGCACCTTCATTGGGACTGTCGGTGTGATCTATGCCGTTGGATGGTCTTTCACCTGGGTGTTACTGGTCATTCCCCTCGCCTATTGGTTCATGGTGGCTGTACTTGCTCCCAGATTCACAAGGGTCACTGAATTAACGTTACCTGCATTTTTACAAAGACGCTACCAAAGTAAAACTGCCCGTGGAACCGGTGCCGTTATCATTCTCCTCGCTACGGTCATCTACATTCAGGCGCAAATTGTGGCTGGAGGCCTGGTGGCCAATGTTGTTTTCGGACTATCTCCTACCACCGGTATGGTCATCTTCACCCTGATCTTGCTGGTTTATACCGTCGTTGGGGGCATGCTGGCCGTGGCTTACACCGACTTTCTACAAATGATCATCATGATCGTTGGGACCATCGTTGCTGTTCCTTTGGCGTTAGATCATTTCACAGGACTTTCCGACCTCATCCATAAAGTAACCCTGATCAAACCTCTGGCTTTTGATTGGGGTGGCTTTCCAACTGTGTTATTGATTACTTTGAGTCTTGCTTTTTTTCTGGGTTCCGTTGCAACACCGGAGAAAGTTGTTCGGCTATATGCCATGAAAGACATGCGTACCATCAGGAGAGCCATTCTGCTGACCATCATCGTGGTGACTGGCATCAATCTGCTGGTGTTTATCCTTGGCCTCACCGCAATGGTCTTGTTTCCCAACTTACCTACAGGTGACCTGGCCATGCCTATTGTAGCCAAGACTGTACTGCCCACTTTCGTAGGTACCCTTATGTTAGCAGCTGTGACTTCTGCCATGATGTCTACGGTAGATTCATTATTGTTGGTGGCAGGATCGGCCCTTTCCGAAGACATTTACCAAAATCTGATCCATCAAAAAGCCTCCGAAAGTCGACGATTGTTGGTGGCTCGAATCGGGATCGTCATCGTGGGAATACTCCCGCTTATCTCCATCCTGATGGGCTGGGCTGAGGGTGAATTGGTGCAATTCATTGTGATCCTATTCAGCGCTATCATGGGAGCTGGATTCTTTACACCAGTTGTCGGAGGTATACTATGGAGACGAGCCAATAAACAAGGGGCGATTGCTGCAATGATCGGAGGAGTTTTAGTCACGGCGCTCTGGAAGGCCTTCGGTGATCCACAGATCTATCCGGTACTTCCTGGGTTTGGGACCAGTATCCTGTTATTCATCCTGGTTAGTCGATTTACTCCACCTCCGGAACCTGAAGCCTGGAAACCTTATTTCTCGTCTAAATCTGTTAATAAATGA
- the greB gene encoding transcription elongation factor GreB, translating into MRSQLITPEGMEGLKEELDHLWRVERPDITNKVTWAASLGDRSENADYHYNKRRLREIDKRLLYLRKCIDNFKVIDYHPHMDGKVSFGAWVEIENKEKGLKKRLRIVGYEELIGNQDHISMDSPMAKALLDKKVGDQAIVETKVANFVWHILSIEYVKN; encoded by the coding sequence ATGAGATCACAGTTGATTACACCGGAAGGGATGGAAGGTTTGAAAGAGGAGCTCGATCACCTATGGCGAGTGGAAAGACCAGACATTACCAATAAAGTGACCTGGGCTGCCAGTCTCGGGGATCGATCCGAAAATGCCGATTATCATTACAATAAAAGACGTCTTCGTGAAATCGACAAACGACTGCTTTACCTGCGTAAATGCATAGATAACTTTAAAGTAATTGATTATCACCCTCATATGGATGGGAAAGTGTCCTTTGGGGCCTGGGTGGAAATTGAGAACAAGGAAAAGGGCCTAAAGAAGCGCTTGCGAATTGTAGGGTACGAAGAATTGATTGGCAATCAAGATCACATCTCGATGGACTCTCCTATGGCCAAAGCGCTACTCGATAAAAAAGTGGGTGATCAAGCGATTGTGGAGACGAAGGTGGCCAACTTTGTGTGGCACATTCTTTCGATAGAATATGTAAAGAACTAA
- a CDS encoding prolyl oligopeptidase family serine peptidase — translation MSHIFRVILFLAAINVAAQEQLPLTWGNIFTKNHGALQAVLSPDGKFALVVASTPENTGIFLINIDNPSTPRFLVTGSSPSWFANGQQFVYSAQGDLWKSTLNGSDPIRLTSDQQDERDPRPSPDGKWVAFYSGRSGHQDLWMVTADGRGQPIQLTQASMADDDIRFAPSWSPDSKQLAYYSFKNDYWEDDIWVIDVETKNERQVSSTLMAMSTPVWSPDGKTLAVMANAKAEYWYEDLSYIYLIDVEKGQDRKLNMQIHATDLLFNHTVFWSGDGNELFFPYQERSEVELWRVSSSGGIATRVTNMGGTFFNYHATANADAFVFVRSTSTRGPEVDYLKSSGGVTQQLTAFSTEWEGLKDPPEISYRSWDGLYIQAFMYLPPDFDPQKKYPALVHVHGGGTNTYYKRLSLTEQYLAQQGYVVLAVNYRGGSGFGRPFQNLSINDWGNGQALDAAQAADFIREQSWSNGLVGIYGYSYGGITSMAAITRAPKQFDAAVPMAGIYNFGDAYTNADRIGKIFIKTGHGGSPEEKPDIYAISNALSRVNKVETPLLLMHGEADVRAPFRQFELAVAILNKEGKEFESHSYPNEPHGFLNPINRVDMYTRLQKWFEKYLK, via the coding sequence ATGAGCCATATATTCCGTGTCATACTATTCCTGGCAGCGATCAATGTTGCCGCACAAGAACAATTGCCCTTGACCTGGGGAAATATCTTTACCAAAAATCATGGCGCACTACAAGCAGTCCTTTCGCCGGATGGAAAATTCGCATTAGTCGTTGCCTCTACACCTGAAAACACCGGCATCTTCCTGATCAACATTGATAATCCTTCTACGCCCAGATTTTTAGTGACAGGCTCCTCTCCTTCCTGGTTTGCTAATGGTCAGCAATTCGTGTACAGTGCACAGGGAGATTTATGGAAATCGACACTTAATGGCAGCGACCCCATCCGACTGACAAGTGATCAACAAGACGAAAGAGATCCACGCCCTTCCCCTGACGGCAAATGGGTTGCCTTCTACAGTGGTAGGTCTGGTCATCAAGACTTGTGGATGGTTACTGCTGATGGCCGTGGCCAACCCATTCAATTGACACAAGCTTCTATGGCAGATGATGATATCCGATTTGCCCCGTCATGGTCACCAGATAGTAAGCAATTAGCCTACTATTCCTTCAAGAACGATTACTGGGAAGATGACATCTGGGTCATTGATGTGGAGACAAAAAATGAACGACAAGTATCGAGTACATTGATGGCCATGTCTACCCCGGTCTGGTCACCGGATGGAAAGACCTTAGCAGTAATGGCCAATGCTAAAGCGGAGTACTGGTACGAAGACTTATCTTACATCTATCTTATTGATGTGGAGAAGGGACAAGATCGTAAGCTAAACATGCAGATTCATGCCACCGACCTTCTCTTCAATCACACAGTTTTCTGGTCCGGCGATGGCAATGAGTTATTTTTTCCTTACCAGGAACGATCAGAGGTTGAGTTATGGCGAGTCTCATCTTCCGGAGGCATCGCCACAAGGGTTACCAACATGGGGGGTACCTTTTTCAACTATCATGCAACTGCCAATGCGGATGCCTTTGTTTTCGTCCGATCAACTTCGACGCGGGGACCTGAAGTGGATTACCTAAAATCCTCAGGAGGAGTCACCCAACAACTGACAGCATTTTCCACAGAATGGGAAGGACTAAAAGACCCGCCAGAAATCAGCTATCGCAGCTGGGATGGATTATACATTCAAGCTTTTATGTACCTGCCTCCGGATTTTGATCCTCAGAAAAAGTATCCAGCCCTGGTTCATGTGCACGGTGGTGGCACGAACACCTACTACAAGCGATTGAGCCTTACAGAACAATACCTGGCGCAACAAGGATACGTCGTACTGGCCGTTAACTATCGAGGTGGCTCTGGTTTTGGCAGGCCCTTCCAAAACCTCAGCATCAATGACTGGGGCAACGGACAGGCACTGGACGCAGCACAGGCAGCCGACTTTATCCGGGAACAATCCTGGTCGAATGGTCTGGTAGGAATTTACGGTTACAGCTATGGAGGAATTACATCTATGGCCGCCATCACACGAGCGCCGAAGCAATTTGACGCGGCAGTACCAATGGCCGGAATCTATAACTTCGGGGATGCCTATACCAATGCGGATCGGATTGGTAAAATCTTCATCAAAACAGGTCATGGCGGTTCTCCGGAAGAAAAACCTGACATCTATGCCATCAGCAATGCGCTTTCAAGGGTAAATAAAGTAGAAACGCCGCTGTTGCTCATGCATGGAGAAGCTGACGTAAGGGCACCTTTCCGCCAGTTTGAACTAGCCGTAGCGATCTTAAACAAGGAAGGAAAGGAATTTGAAAGTCATTCGTACCCCAATGAACCTCACGGATTCCTCAATCCCATAAATCGAGTTGACATGTACACCCGATTGCAAAAGTGGTTTGAGAAATACTTGAAATGA
- a CDS encoding OsmC family protein yields the protein MSEKKFYRVGELSSEQPAKTQYESKKFQKAKHPEPYRFEVNLSAEAGTKQSKTGVVSVNIPGFSPVKLYCDEQPPVGEDTAPPPLAFFSAGIGFCLMTHLTDILTARKIQVDSLKLEQRIIFRTNLGHMREHGYMTNGGCDMVETHVIIDSPEPEENIKDLLNEAENGCMAHYALRNPIPWSTRLVYNGKEAINRSSENND from the coding sequence ATGTCAGAAAAGAAGTTTTATCGAGTCGGTGAACTCAGTTCAGAGCAACCAGCAAAAACCCAATATGAATCGAAGAAATTCCAAAAGGCCAAACACCCCGAGCCGTATCGTTTCGAAGTAAACCTTAGTGCAGAAGCAGGTACGAAGCAAAGTAAAACGGGTGTGGTTTCGGTGAATATACCTGGATTTAGTCCGGTTAAATTGTATTGTGATGAACAACCTCCGGTAGGAGAAGATACTGCACCACCACCATTGGCCTTCTTTTCTGCAGGAATTGGATTTTGCCTCATGACCCATTTGACAGATATTCTTACAGCCCGTAAGATCCAGGTAGATAGCCTGAAATTAGAACAGCGCATCATCTTCAGAACCAATCTTGGACACATGCGTGAGCACGGATACATGACCAATGGCGGATGTGACATGGTAGAGACGCATGTGATCATTGACAGTCCCGAGCCTGAGGAAAATATCAAGGACTTACTCAATGAAGCGGAGAACGGATGCATGGCGCATTATGCACTTAGAAACCCGATCCCCTGGTCGACCCGATTAGTCTACAATGGCAAAGAAGCGATTAATCGAAGCTCAGAAAATAACGATTGA
- a CDS encoding helix-turn-helix transcriptional regulator, with protein sequence MKGTNLGEFEELVLLTIGVLGEEAYGISIRAYLKEKAGRNPSIGALHSALTRLESKGYLTSSMEGATEDRRGRRKRFYSLTTYATDVLKQIHAMRSEMIRMIPSVDIP encoded by the coding sequence ATGAAGGGAACTAATCTGGGAGAATTCGAAGAGTTGGTTTTGCTCACGATCGGGGTGTTGGGTGAAGAAGCTTATGGGATTTCCATCAGGGCTTATTTGAAAGAAAAAGCCGGAAGGAACCCTAGTATCGGTGCTTTGCACAGCGCGTTGACCCGACTGGAAAGCAAAGGCTACCTTACTTCTTCTATGGAAGGAGCGACTGAGGACAGGCGAGGTAGAAGGAAGCGATTTTATTCACTCACTACTTATGCAACCGATGTGCTCAAACAAATTCATGCCATGCGATCTGAGATGATCCGAATGATCCCAAGTGTTGATATACCATGA
- a CDS encoding FAD-dependent oxidoreductase, whose translation MKNIVVLGSNFAGYTTALQLSKKLRKKRDQYQVFVVSPTHEFLYVPSLIWVPFGRRKVKDLRFDIRPILEKKKIQFIEQRAERVEPDANRVCLQDGTLLEYAYLVVATGVSMNFDFLDGLRPEDNKIQNIVIPKLAMKTQEAFEELIKDPGPVIVGATQGASCMGAAYEYLFNMDKELRRHKVRDRVKLYWITPEPYIGHFGIDGMPGGESMLKMFMKLYNIEWIIDASINKIEENKIILKDGTELPYKMAMLMPPFEGAEVMKNTPELVDEKGFVQTKASYQHIKYDNVFAAGLAVKVPAPFEIKNTPFGVPKTGYPSDVTGKIVANNIVKLVDGDTKLEEKAWGKIPAICIMDAGHKEVYLLANHLFKPRQFAILIPNVLNDFGKVMLEKYFLWKNRHGYAWMP comes from the coding sequence ATGAAAAATATAGTCGTCCTCGGCAGCAATTTTGCAGGCTACACTACCGCTTTGCAATTGAGTAAAAAGCTCAGAAAGAAACGAGATCAATACCAGGTCTTCGTTGTTTCTCCAACCCATGAGTTCTTATATGTACCTTCTTTGATCTGGGTACCTTTCGGCCGGCGCAAGGTCAAAGATCTTCGCTTTGACATCCGCCCCATATTAGAAAAGAAAAAGATCCAATTTATCGAGCAGCGTGCCGAACGTGTAGAGCCGGATGCCAACCGTGTTTGTCTTCAGGATGGTACCCTGTTGGAATATGCCTATCTGGTAGTCGCTACAGGCGTTTCTATGAATTTTGACTTCCTTGACGGGTTGAGGCCGGAAGACAACAAGATCCAGAACATAGTTATTCCCAAATTGGCCATGAAGACGCAGGAAGCCTTTGAAGAACTAATCAAAGATCCTGGGCCTGTAATTGTAGGAGCCACACAAGGAGCAAGCTGTATGGGTGCCGCTTATGAATACCTATTCAATATGGACAAAGAATTGCGACGCCATAAAGTCCGTGATCGGGTAAAACTTTACTGGATCACCCCGGAACCTTACATCGGACATTTTGGAATTGATGGCATGCCTGGAGGGGAAAGTATGCTCAAAATGTTCATGAAGCTGTACAACATTGAATGGATCATAGATGCGAGCATTAACAAAATTGAGGAAAATAAGATCATTCTTAAGGATGGTACAGAACTCCCTTATAAAATGGCCATGCTTATGCCTCCATTTGAAGGTGCAGAAGTCATGAAAAATACCCCGGAACTGGTTGATGAAAAAGGATTTGTACAAACAAAGGCCTCTTACCAGCACATCAAATATGATAATGTATTCGCAGCTGGCCTGGCAGTGAAAGTCCCTGCTCCATTTGAAATCAAAAACACGCCATTTGGCGTACCAAAAACAGGATATCCCAGTGACGTAACCGGAAAGATCGTCGCGAATAACATCGTAAAATTGGTTGACGGAGATACAAAGTTGGAAGAAAAAGCCTGGGGCAAAATCCCAGCCATATGCATCATGGATGCAGGCCATAAGGAAGTTTACCTCCTAGCGAATCATTTGTTCAAACCAAGGCAGTTTGCCATTCTTATACCTAATGTACTCAATGATTTTGGTAAAGTGATGCTGGAGAAATACTTCCTCTGGAAAAACAGGCACGGGTATGCCTGGATGCCTTAA
- a CDS encoding FtsX-like permease family protein, with the protein MKSVDPPRILEKFFAWFCHELHQEGLEGDLYQLFEERVEEKGPFLARWYYFMDMVSLLRSSVSRPLFKNSKSTQMDLLKHYLKASFRFARRKSVISSINLFGLLLGITSVTLIAIYVNDEAAYDQFIPGHEDKYRVYLRNYGLEGEFQKSVAMVPPIFTPFVTENYPDVEKMGRVFFDYGGTLFQVGDKKFSEKQGVYAELAAMEILDYQLVEGDFDRLNEPNTMLVSETLYKKFFGEAPFEFQTVKLTRSSMQIVGVFEDRPGQTHLKVDYIFSFQLLTKYVPDHRMKSWRWQQFFTYVQLKKGVDPEPLFESIRAGIASQSNEITEKVGFTYRPTFQSLADIHLHSKGFDFDIAEVSDYQAVIFLLISAIIILLVAAFNYINLTTAQALYRNKDISVRKFVGAKRKQLMGQYVLESIMYCSLAGLVSLGVVALLLPYFNNFTNKSFELFDIVSLESGLLFVGFIMLLGGVSGWYPALLITKISPLDSLRGQVRLTRNRSRWAVLSLKNSLVGLQYVLCTALIITSLIIQDQYDYLRNTDMGFEKENLLYIPITRSMRSDLEAAKATLSEHSNITHASLCYGIPGSMVAGDGVVLPKVGPNEFNTRMFIVDANYIETMGMRMIAGRGFSPDLESDVQDAFVINETAVKDFGFANAEAAVGEPMNWKMWREEDTVKRGRIIGVVDDFNFNSLHNPVEKAVLHIDRDNFSYILLRLGKGDYRETIAHLETAYRKLEPVRPLEFELVDQQFAQMYESEERLSKIFSIYTSIAILAAAIGLLGLVSHSVTRRSKEINIRKVLGASQQTILSILATNYFRLVAVSLLFAVPLAYYVAELWLETFAFSVGITPWVFVKVSVFVFLITGITIAYHTFKGATTNPADRLRME; encoded by the coding sequence ATGAAGTCAGTTGATCCTCCACGTATATTAGAAAAGTTCTTTGCCTGGTTCTGTCACGAATTGCATCAAGAGGGACTCGAAGGAGACCTCTATCAGCTGTTTGAAGAACGAGTAGAAGAAAAAGGTCCTTTTCTCGCGCGGTGGTATTATTTCATGGACATGGTCTCTTTACTGCGGTCCTCTGTTTCCCGACCATTATTCAAAAACTCAAAAAGTACACAAATGGATCTGTTGAAACATTACCTCAAAGCGTCCTTTCGCTTTGCCCGACGCAAGAGCGTTATTTCTTCAATTAATCTTTTCGGACTATTGCTTGGCATCACCAGTGTTACCCTGATTGCGATCTATGTCAATGATGAAGCGGCTTACGATCAGTTCATTCCGGGTCATGAAGACAAATACCGGGTGTATCTCCGCAACTATGGTTTGGAGGGCGAATTTCAGAAAAGCGTGGCCATGGTGCCACCCATCTTTACACCCTTTGTCACGGAGAATTATCCTGATGTAGAGAAAATGGGACGGGTCTTTTTTGATTATGGAGGAACCCTGTTTCAGGTTGGAGACAAGAAGTTCTCGGAGAAGCAAGGGGTCTATGCAGAGCTTGCTGCCATGGAAATCCTGGATTATCAATTGGTGGAAGGTGATTTCGATCGATTGAATGAACCGAATACCATGTTGGTTTCAGAAACACTGTATAAGAAGTTCTTCGGAGAAGCACCTTTCGAATTTCAAACGGTGAAGTTGACCAGGTCGAGTATGCAGATTGTGGGTGTATTCGAGGATCGGCCCGGGCAAACTCACTTAAAAGTAGACTACATCTTTTCCTTCCAATTGTTGACCAAATATGTGCCTGATCATCGCATGAAAAGCTGGCGTTGGCAACAATTCTTCACCTATGTACAATTGAAGAAAGGGGTAGATCCGGAGCCTTTATTTGAAAGTATCCGCGCAGGAATTGCAAGTCAGTCCAATGAAATCACAGAGAAAGTAGGCTTCACTTATCGCCCGACCTTTCAGTCATTGGCGGATATCCACTTACATTCGAAAGGCTTTGATTTCGATATTGCCGAGGTATCCGACTATCAGGCAGTGATCTTTTTACTGATCAGTGCGATCATCATCTTATTAGTTGCGGCTTTCAATTACATCAACCTGACCACTGCCCAGGCTTTGTATCGAAACAAAGACATCAGCGTACGAAAATTTGTCGGCGCAAAAAGAAAGCAATTGATGGGGCAATACGTGCTGGAGTCCATCATGTATTGTTCTCTCGCAGGTTTGGTGAGTCTGGGCGTTGTGGCCTTGTTGCTTCCTTATTTCAACAATTTCACAAATAAATCCTTCGAGCTCTTTGATATTGTTTCCTTGGAAAGCGGATTGCTCTTCGTTGGTTTTATCATGTTACTAGGAGGTGTTTCGGGTTGGTATCCCGCGTTATTGATTACCAAAATATCACCACTGGATTCCTTGAGAGGGCAAGTACGACTCACCAGGAATCGGAGTAGGTGGGCAGTGCTGTCCTTGAAAAATTCGCTTGTTGGTTTGCAATATGTGCTCTGCACGGCTCTGATCATCACTTCATTGATCATTCAGGATCAATACGATTATTTGCGAAACACGGACATGGGTTTCGAGAAAGAAAACCTCCTGTACATTCCCATTACACGTAGCATGAGAAGTGATCTGGAGGCTGCAAAAGCGACGCTTTCGGAACATTCGAATATCACCCATGCCTCGTTATGTTATGGGATCCCCGGAAGCATGGTGGCCGGAGATGGTGTGGTGCTACCAAAGGTGGGGCCGAATGAATTCAATACTCGGATGTTCATTGTAGATGCGAATTACATTGAAACGATGGGCATGCGCATGATTGCGGGGCGAGGTTTTTCTCCGGATTTGGAAAGTGATGTGCAGGACGCCTTTGTCATCAATGAAACAGCTGTAAAAGACTTTGGGTTCGCCAATGCGGAGGCAGCCGTAGGGGAACCCATGAACTGGAAGATGTGGCGAGAAGAAGACACGGTGAAACGTGGCCGGATCATTGGGGTAGTCGATGACTTTAATTTCAATAGCTTACATAACCCCGTTGAAAAAGCAGTCCTTCACATTGATCGCGATAACTTTAGCTACATCCTGCTTCGATTAGGTAAAGGAGACTACCGCGAGACCATTGCACATTTGGAGACAGCTTATCGAAAACTGGAACCTGTTCGACCCCTGGAATTCGAATTGGTGGATCAGCAATTTGCTCAGATGTATGAGTCGGAGGAACGCTTGAGTAAGATTTTTTCCATCTATACATCAATAGCGATTTTGGCCGCTGCAATTGGATTACTTGGATTGGTAAGCCACAGTGTGACACGACGTTCAAAAGAGATCAACATTCGTAAAGTGCTGGGAGCCAGTCAACAAACCATCTTGTCTATTCTGGCGACCAACTATTTTAGACTAGTAGCAGTGAGTTTATTATTTGCCGTGCCATTGGCGTACTATGTTGCCGAGCTCTGGTTGGAGACTTTCGCTTTTTCTGTAGGGATCACGCCCTGGGTTTTTGTGAAAGTTTCAGTGTTTGTATTCCTGATCACAGGAATTACCATTGCTTATCACACGTTCAAAGGCGCGACCACCAATCCGGCAGATCGGTTGAGGATGGAATAA